A region of Legionella donaldsonii DNA encodes the following proteins:
- the cqsA gene encoding alpha-hydroxyketone-type quorum-sensing autoinducer synthase — protein MAKYDTQDASAKIEKAALSKTQDKFPGFINTVLQRYFKIRVQQSWKGTHILKGKIPTANALRLASNDYLSISHHPQLINAQIQAMQQHGNGSMQSPVFLSDDSLLTASEQQFATLTNYPAALLSQSGWCANMGLIQALASRNLPVYLDFYTHMSFWEGAKAANARPIPFKHNSVQSLRKRLERYGSGIIAVDSIYSTLGTLSPLGDYVKLAKEFDCLLVVDESHSLGVNGLNGSGLVAELGLSNQVDVITASLAKAISGRGGVIVANRNLIELVRYTALPTIFSSALAPHDLAGFNASLAIIAKEEWRRTKLHDNAAFLRNALLQHGFDLGGSNSQIIPLITGSEANTIWLRNKLEEADIHGAVFCAPATPKNKALIRLSVSTNHPPEQLAKVVDCLLQLNREERDLPLFTGFQDLI, from the coding sequence ATGGCTAAATACGATACTCAAGACGCATCAGCTAAGATCGAAAAAGCGGCTTTATCAAAAACACAGGATAAATTCCCTGGGTTTATCAATACGGTCCTGCAGCGCTATTTTAAAATACGGGTGCAGCAATCCTGGAAAGGCACTCACATTCTAAAAGGCAAAATACCCACAGCGAACGCCTTGCGCCTTGCCAGTAATGATTATTTAAGTATTAGTCATCATCCCCAACTCATTAATGCTCAAATCCAAGCTATGCAACAACATGGTAATGGTTCCATGCAATCACCCGTTTTTTTAAGCGATGACAGCTTGCTTACTGCTTCTGAGCAACAATTTGCGACCTTAACTAATTATCCCGCCGCCCTGCTCTCTCAATCAGGTTGGTGCGCTAATATGGGTTTGATTCAAGCGCTGGCCTCTCGTAATCTCCCGGTTTATCTCGATTTTTATACCCATATGTCCTTTTGGGAGGGCGCCAAGGCAGCAAACGCAAGGCCAATCCCTTTTAAGCATAATTCAGTACAATCACTGCGTAAACGCCTGGAACGTTATGGATCAGGAATCATTGCTGTAGACTCTATTTATAGCACCTTAGGTACGCTCAGTCCCTTAGGTGACTATGTAAAACTCGCTAAAGAATTTGATTGCTTATTAGTTGTTGATGAGTCTCACTCTTTAGGGGTAAATGGTCTCAATGGCAGTGGCCTGGTTGCAGAACTGGGTCTTTCTAACCAGGTTGATGTAATTACTGCAAGTCTTGCCAAAGCAATATCAGGACGTGGAGGTGTTATCGTTGCAAATCGGAATTTGATCGAACTAGTCCGCTACACTGCCTTACCCACTATTTTTAGTTCCGCACTGGCCCCACACGATTTGGCAGGTTTTAACGCCTCACTTGCCATTATCGCTAAAGAAGAGTGGCGGAGAACGAAGTTGCATGATAACGCAGCATTTTTACGTAACGCCTTGCTACAACATGGATTTGATTTAGGTGGCAGTAATTCACAAATTATTCCACTGATTACTGGCAGCGAAGCAAATACCATTTGGCTGCGTAATAAACTTGAAGAAGCGGATATTCACGGAGCAGTCTTTTGTGCTCCAGCAACCCCAAAAAATAAGGCATTAATTCGCTTATCAGTCAGCACTAATCATCCACCAGAACAGCTAGCAAAAGTGGTCGATTGCTTACTGCAACTAAATAGAGAAGAGCGAGACTTACCACTTTTTACAGGCTTCCAGGATTTAATTTAA
- the purD gene encoding phosphoribosylamine--glycine ligase, producing the protein MKILVIGSGAREHAIINALYRSPQKTQLYCYASSVNPAIKPLTADYCTGDITACAAVLAQAKQWKIELAIVGPEAPLEKGMADILWQAGIPTIGPKKALAQIETSKEFARDLMQQYHIPGLPRYQKFSSLTNLDSFLHELGEGNYVIKANGLMSGKGVKVAGEQLQSFAEANVFCQDIIAKNQTFLVEEKLLGQEFSFMCFADGEKLVPMPLVQDHKRAYDGDKGPNTGGMGSYSDSNHRLPFLTEHEINQAFAINQAVFQALSREFDEKYIGILYGSFIATKEGIFVIEFNARFGDPEALNVLSILETDFLAICQAMISGKLNEAEIKFSPQATVCKYAVPQGYPDNPIKNFVVDFSKIQQQGNLYLASVNQIDNQIFAAGARTAAYVGIADTIFTAEMHAENEISRIDGPLFHRQDIGTQPLIQYRIDDMARRRNL; encoded by the coding sequence ATGAAGATCCTTGTTATTGGTTCAGGCGCACGTGAACACGCGATAATCAACGCGCTTTATCGCTCACCACAAAAGACGCAATTGTATTGCTATGCCAGCTCTGTTAATCCAGCCATCAAACCACTCACCGCTGATTATTGTACAGGTGATATCACCGCTTGCGCCGCTGTCTTAGCCCAGGCAAAACAATGGAAAATAGAGCTAGCTATTGTTGGCCCCGAAGCGCCACTGGAAAAAGGGATGGCTGATATTCTATGGCAAGCAGGTATTCCAACTATTGGACCTAAAAAAGCGCTCGCACAAATTGAAACAAGTAAGGAATTTGCTCGCGACCTCATGCAGCAATACCATATTCCAGGCTTACCTCGTTACCAAAAATTCTCTAGTCTCACCAATCTTGATAGCTTTCTTCATGAATTGGGCGAAGGCAACTATGTTATTAAGGCAAATGGGTTAATGAGTGGTAAAGGCGTCAAAGTGGCCGGAGAACAGTTACAGTCGTTTGCCGAAGCTAACGTTTTTTGCCAGGATATTATAGCTAAAAATCAAACCTTCCTTGTCGAAGAAAAACTCCTCGGCCAAGAATTTTCCTTCATGTGCTTTGCCGATGGTGAAAAACTGGTTCCAATGCCTTTAGTCCAAGATCATAAACGCGCTTATGATGGGGATAAAGGCCCTAATACAGGAGGAATGGGAAGTTATTCCGATTCTAATCATCGCTTACCTTTTTTAACAGAACATGAAATTAACCAGGCTTTTGCTATTAACCAGGCAGTTTTTCAAGCTTTATCACGCGAATTCGACGAAAAATACATCGGTATTTTATACGGCAGTTTTATTGCAACTAAAGAAGGTATATTCGTTATTGAATTTAATGCCCGCTTTGGTGATCCGGAAGCTTTAAATGTGCTATCCATTTTAGAAACAGATTTTTTGGCAATTTGCCAGGCAATGATAAGCGGGAAACTCAACGAAGCAGAAATCAAATTTTCACCGCAGGCTACCGTTTGTAAATACGCTGTGCCTCAAGGTTATCCAGATAACCCTATTAAAAATTTTGTTGTTGATTTCAGTAAAATACAACAACAGGGAAATTTGTACCTTGCCTCCGTTAACCAAATTGATAACCAAATTTTTGCTGCGGGTGCAAGGACTGCAGCCTATGTTGGCATTGCAGATACTATTTTTACTGCAGAAATGCATGCTGAAAATGAAATTTCTCGTATTGATGGCCCTTTATTTCACCGTCAGGATATTGGTACTCAACCATTAATCCAGTATCGTATTGACGATATGGCAAGGCGCCGAAATTTATGA
- the purN gene encoding phosphoribosylglycinamide formyltransferase has product MIRLAILGSTRGSNLDALVTAIAKGQLSATITLVLSNKIEAGILARAKNFGLKSIFVNPEGLSRENFDHHLSSLLHQHHIDLVVLMGYMRILSASFVLTWHNRIINVHPSLLPAHAGLMDLAVHQAVLESADHLTGCTVHFVTQQVDAGPIILQKTCPVLPNDTPECLKARVQQLEGQALVEAIALQKNYTHAKVCS; this is encoded by the coding sequence ATGATCCGTTTAGCCATCCTGGGTTCAACACGTGGCAGCAATCTCGACGCACTTGTGACTGCAATCGCTAAGGGGCAACTGAGTGCTACCATCACTTTGGTGCTCAGTAATAAAATTGAGGCAGGAATTCTAGCCCGAGCTAAAAATTTCGGTCTTAAATCGATATTTGTCAATCCAGAAGGTTTAAGTCGCGAAAATTTTGACCATCATTTATCGTCACTACTTCATCAACATCATATCGACCTGGTTGTTTTAATGGGCTATATGCGCATCTTATCTGCCTCATTTGTTTTAACCTGGCACAATCGAATCATTAATGTCCACCCTTCCCTGTTGCCTGCTCACGCAGGACTTATGGATCTGGCAGTACATCAGGCTGTTTTAGAATCCGCTGACCACTTAACAGGCTGCACAGTTCATTTTGTCACTCAGCAAGTCGATGCAGGACCAATTATTTTGCAGAAAACCTGCCCTGTTTTACCAAATGACACTCCGGAATGTTTAAAAGCCCGCGTACAGCAGCTCGAAGGCCAGGCTCTCGTTGAAGCAATTGCCTTGCAAAAAAACTACACACATGCTAAGGTCTGCAGCTAA
- the purE gene encoding 5-(carboxyamino)imidazole ribonucleotide mutase, with translation MSKTLVSILMGSKSDWSIMEEASLMLEKFDVPHEVRVLSAHRTPDALFTYIQSAEQNGIEVIIAAAGGAAHLPGVIAAKTLLPVLGVPMPSSTFTNGLDALLSIVQMPAGIPVGTLAVGKAGAINSAVLATTILGNKYPQYRTLIQQYRANQAKKILEDSEIR, from the coding sequence ATGTCAAAAACACTAGTATCTATTTTAATGGGATCAAAATCAGATTGGTCCATTATGGAAGAAGCCAGTCTCATGCTTGAAAAATTTGATGTTCCTCACGAAGTGCGAGTACTTTCAGCACATCGTACTCCTGATGCTTTATTTACTTACATTCAATCCGCTGAACAAAATGGGATCGAAGTGATTATTGCCGCTGCTGGTGGAGCTGCGCATTTACCAGGGGTTATTGCAGCCAAAACCCTATTACCAGTCTTGGGCGTTCCCATGCCTTCATCAACATTTACCAATGGTCTGGATGCTCTTTTATCTATTGTCCAAATGCCTGCTGGAATTCCTGTTGGCACGCTTGCTGTCGGAAAAGCTGGTGCAATTAATTCTGCTGTGTTGGCTACCACAATCCTCGGTAACAAATACCCTCAATACCGAACTCTCATACAACAATATCGAGCCAACCAGGCAAAAAAAATACTGGAAGATTCTGAAATTAGATAA
- a CDS encoding phosphoribosylaminoimidazolesuccinocarboxamide synthase — MNAINMTTNYCDEIQAALPFCLSKTNLPFGKKNQGKVRDFYDLGGHILLITTDRLTAFDRHLALIPYKGAVLNLTSAWWFEQTRHLVPNHIIAVPDPNVVVAKKCTVFPIEFVVRGYITGTTETSLWTQYQRGVRDYCGLYFPEGLQKNQRLQEPVLTPTTKEAHHDRPISPAEIVAEGWMSEEDWAAASTLALKLYQAGVERAEKHGLILVDTKYEFGRDKEGNIMVVDEIHTPDSSRYWLATNYQARIAAGLEPENIDKEFVRLWFAKHCDPYNDKVLPQAPRELIAELSARYIQLYEMITSQEFDFSEFDEPAEQRIKRNISHYLR, encoded by the coding sequence ATGAATGCTATCAATATGACTACCAATTATTGTGATGAAATTCAGGCAGCATTACCCTTTTGCCTCAGTAAAACAAACCTACCTTTCGGTAAAAAAAATCAAGGTAAAGTACGAGATTTTTATGATCTTGGCGGACATATTCTATTAATTACCACCGATAGATTAACTGCCTTTGATAGACATCTTGCTCTGATTCCTTATAAAGGAGCCGTATTAAACCTAACTTCCGCCTGGTGGTTTGAGCAAACCAGACATCTTGTTCCAAATCATATTATTGCGGTACCTGATCCCAATGTAGTTGTCGCAAAAAAATGTACTGTTTTTCCAATTGAATTTGTCGTCCGAGGCTATATTACCGGCACCACAGAAACGTCATTATGGACCCAATACCAACGGGGTGTTCGTGACTATTGTGGTCTTTACTTTCCTGAAGGCCTACAAAAAAATCAGCGATTACAAGAACCTGTCCTAACCCCAACAACAAAAGAAGCTCATCATGATCGACCAATATCCCCTGCTGAGATTGTCGCAGAAGGATGGATGAGTGAAGAAGATTGGGCCGCCGCCTCCACATTAGCACTCAAGCTATACCAAGCTGGTGTTGAAAGGGCTGAAAAGCATGGTTTGATTCTAGTCGATACCAAATATGAATTCGGCCGTGATAAGGAAGGCAATATCATGGTAGTGGACGAAATTCATACCCCTGATTCAAGTCGTTATTGGTTAGCAACTAATTATCAGGCTCGTATCGCAGCAGGCTTAGAACCAGAAAACATCGACAAGGAATTTGTGCGCCTATGGTTTGCCAAACACTGTGACCCCTACAACGATAAAGTTTTACCACAAGCGCCACGCGAATTAATTGCTGAGCTATCGGCACGCTATATTCAGCTCTATGAAATGATTACCAGTCAAGAATTTGATTTTAGTGAATTTGATGAACCTGCGGAGCAACGCATAAAACGAAATATTTCCCATTATTTAAGGTAA
- a CDS encoding glycosyltransferase family 2 protein: MDFNNHLIPEPTPTGQLGKEKVVIIIPTYNEMFVIKNTIMQVFAAVEAIEDFDVHILIFDSNSTDKTQDIVSSLQDDYPKLHLKREQEKSGLGSAYLQAMRYALTVMNADIVFEFDADLSHQPKYIKPMLEKIKDFDVVVGSRYVPGGSIPKNWEWHRKVFSVLGNYVARTVLTPKYKDFTSGFRATRRRSLINVLPQRFLSNHYAYKLQLLWLLHKSKAKICEYPIEFIDREDGESKLPKNSIIDALHVVFTLRYYELKRYLKMCLVGLMGMTVQFVAYNLFRKYLPAFNASQLAVLAAIIHNFILNRNFTFKSSLKLSKFFEMKRLLWFGLYSVVMIYLQSYWLKFGITYLGSGFLQENLIIGVGIGLASLLNYFAYSRHVWPEPKVLNRDVLDDSKTTAT, translated from the coding sequence ATGGACTTCAATAACCACCTAATACCCGAGCCAACCCCAACTGGTCAATTAGGAAAAGAAAAAGTTGTTATAATAATTCCGACCTATAATGAAATGTTCGTTATTAAGAACACCATTATGCAAGTATTTGCTGCCGTGGAAGCGATTGAGGATTTTGATGTTCATATCTTAATTTTTGATAGCAACTCAACAGATAAGACTCAAGACATTGTAAGCTCTCTACAAGATGATTATCCAAAATTGCATCTAAAAAGGGAGCAGGAAAAATCTGGTCTGGGATCCGCTTATTTACAAGCAATGAGATATGCTTTAACTGTGATGAATGCTGATATTGTCTTTGAGTTCGATGCAGATCTTTCTCATCAACCTAAATACATCAAGCCAATGCTGGAAAAAATAAAGGATTTTGATGTTGTGGTTGGTAGTCGTTATGTGCCTGGGGGGAGTATTCCAAAAAACTGGGAATGGCATCGTAAGGTATTTTCTGTACTGGGTAACTATGTTGCAAGAACAGTACTAACACCCAAATATAAAGACTTCACGAGCGGCTTTAGGGCAACGCGCCGACGAAGTTTGATTAATGTACTTCCTCAACGTTTTCTTTCTAATCATTATGCTTATAAACTACAACTACTTTGGTTGTTGCACAAAAGTAAAGCCAAAATTTGTGAATATCCTATAGAATTTATTGATAGAGAAGATGGAGAAAGTAAATTACCTAAGAACAGTATTATTGATGCTTTACATGTTGTTTTTACTTTACGTTATTATGAGCTCAAACGTTATTTAAAAATGTGTTTAGTTGGTTTGATGGGTATGACAGTTCAATTTGTCGCGTATAATTTATTTCGCAAATACCTGCCGGCTTTTAATGCCTCACAACTCGCTGTATTAGCGGCGATTATTCATAATTTTATTTTAAATCGTAACTTTACTTTTAAGAGCAGTTTGAAGCTTAGCAAATTTTTTGAAATGAAGCGCCTGCTTTGGTTTGGTCTTTATTCGGTGGTTATGATTTATCTGCAGAGCTATTGGCTTAAATTTGGAATCACATATTTAGGCAGTGGTTTTCTGCAAGAGAATCTGATTATTGGGGTTGGTATTGGTTTGGCTTCTCTTCTAAATTATTTTGCCTATTCTCGTCATGTATGGCCTGAGCCTAAAGTACTTAATCGTGACGTGCTAGATGATAGTAAGACAACGGCAACTTGA
- the purF gene encoding amidophosphoribosyltransferase: MCGIVGIYSHEPVASELYDSLIHLQHRGQDAAGILTCEQRFYSQSGLGLVQEVFTSENVLALKGNIGIGHTRYPTAGGYTASDIQPLWIGSPRGIALAHNGNLSNYQELADEIRLKQYRHLNSSLDSEALLLMFADQLVNEASKKKEDDDDFFELLCKAVDYIFNHVEGAYSIVSTVIGKGLVAFRDPHGVRPLVWGTRTRSDNSKDIIFASETTPFYALGFKPEGDIQPGEVAYVNQAGKLYRRVIKTAEFRPCVFEYVYFARPDSTLNNVSVYRARLRMGQNLALQWKKKYPNILPDVVIPAPFTANTAALSFAHELGVRYSEGLYKNPFIGRTFIMPNQSTRKRNIRYKLTPQRTEIANKNVLIVDDSIVRGTTSREIVKMVREFGAKKIYFASTSPAIKNPCFNGIDIPSRQELIAAHLTDEEIAKYLGVDALMYQSHPDLIEAVTRRGRHQIKQPCMSCMDGNYFCNTINTQKMIQLEQQRKMNRLELEETET; encoded by the coding sequence ATGTGCGGCATAGTCGGCATTTACAGTCATGAACCAGTGGCTTCCGAACTCTATGACAGTCTTATTCATCTACAGCATCGAGGACAAGACGCTGCAGGTATTTTGACTTGTGAGCAACGTTTTTATAGTCAAAGTGGTTTGGGGCTAGTACAAGAAGTTTTTACTTCTGAAAATGTTCTTGCACTGAAAGGAAACATAGGCATCGGCCACACGCGTTATCCTACAGCAGGTGGCTATACTGCCTCAGACATTCAACCCCTGTGGATTGGAAGTCCGCGCGGCATTGCGCTTGCCCATAATGGCAACCTGTCTAATTATCAGGAATTGGCCGATGAAATTCGCTTAAAGCAGTATCGTCACCTTAATTCCTCATTAGATTCCGAAGCGCTATTGCTCATGTTTGCTGACCAACTAGTTAATGAGGCTAGCAAGAAAAAAGAGGATGACGATGATTTCTTTGAGCTTCTCTGCAAAGCGGTTGACTATATTTTTAATCATGTTGAGGGCGCCTACTCTATCGTAAGTACGGTCATTGGAAAAGGATTGGTTGCATTTCGCGATCCCCATGGCGTTCGACCACTTGTATGGGGGACACGCACAAGATCTGATAATAGCAAAGACATCATTTTTGCTTCGGAAACGACTCCGTTTTATGCGCTTGGCTTTAAACCGGAAGGAGATATTCAACCAGGCGAAGTAGCGTATGTTAATCAAGCGGGCAAATTATATCGTCGAGTAATAAAAACTGCTGAATTTCGGCCCTGTGTTTTTGAATATGTTTATTTTGCTCGTCCGGATTCAACTCTAAATAACGTTAGTGTCTATCGCGCGCGCTTGCGAATGGGACAAAACCTGGCTCTCCAATGGAAAAAAAAATACCCCAATATCCTGCCAGATGTTGTTATTCCGGCACCCTTCACTGCCAATACCGCAGCCTTGTCTTTTGCTCATGAATTAGGTGTGCGGTATTCGGAAGGCTTATATAAAAATCCATTTATAGGCCGTACTTTTATTATGCCTAATCAAAGTACTCGCAAACGCAATATTCGCTATAAGCTAACGCCTCAACGAACTGAAATCGCCAATAAAAATGTATTGATTGTGGATGACAGTATTGTCCGAGGTACCACATCACGTGAAATTGTAAAAATGGTAAGAGAATTTGGCGCTAAAAAAATTTATTTTGCCTCAACCTCACCCGCCATAAAAAACCCCTGTTTTAACGGTATTGACATACCCTCCCGTCAGGAACTAATAGCGGCCCACCTAACAGACGAAGAAATAGCCAAATACCTTGGCGTTGATGCGTTAATGTATCAGTCTCACCCTGATCTGATCGAGGCCGTAACCCGGCGTGGTCGCCATCAAATCAAACAACCTTGTATGTCATGTATGGATGGTAATTATTTCTGCAATACGATAAATACTCAAAAAATGATCCAGCTTGAGCAGCAGCGAAAAATGAATCGCCTGGAGCTAGAAGAAACGGAGACTTAA
- the purQ gene encoding phosphoribosylformylglycinamidine synthase I, with amino-acid sequence MIRIGLIQFPGSNCERETALAIKRAGMEPIDFLWNESLSKLHSMDGYVLVGGFSYEDRSRAGIIAALAPLMKEIKHQSEQGKPVLGICNGAQILVESGLVPGLDTDDTLALTDNKRIVDGKIIGTGFYNAWINLRLASHYRDNAFTSHLSASDLIHLPTANGEGRFIMPEALLEKLEKQGLILFQYCDEQGELIDNFPINPNGSVKNIAAICNTTGNVMAIMPHPERTIHGDPIFTSMRAYIETKKEQTPVSRKVSAQTSVELQPFNKIPGSYQCLVKLIITDNQALTVQQTLRQLGFPVLVQRFVHWEIDCDSQDMIEQIKKSEVLYCPRKEQLATLGELEHTQSPTFLVRAKDDLIGQQALQTLTSHYAVKGVKKISYGVVWQFKSDTADINELINSILLTNIIRNQYAHECYQYDYQLL; translated from the coding sequence ATGATTCGCATAGGGTTAATCCAATTTCCAGGCTCCAATTGTGAACGGGAAACAGCTTTAGCGATAAAACGCGCCGGTATGGAGCCAATCGACTTTTTATGGAATGAGTCTCTGTCAAAATTGCACAGTATGGATGGTTACGTCCTCGTGGGTGGTTTTTCTTACGAAGATCGCTCGCGTGCTGGAATTATTGCCGCTTTAGCGCCCCTCATGAAGGAAATAAAACATCAAAGTGAACAGGGTAAACCTGTATTGGGTATCTGCAATGGAGCACAAATACTAGTTGAGTCAGGTCTAGTACCAGGCTTGGATACCGACGATACTCTGGCACTAACAGATAATAAACGAATTGTAGATGGTAAAATAATAGGAACAGGTTTTTACAATGCCTGGATTAACCTGCGGCTTGCTTCTCATTATCGGGATAATGCTTTCACGTCTCATCTCTCCGCCAGCGATCTAATCCATTTACCTACTGCCAATGGTGAAGGACGTTTTATTATGCCGGAAGCCTTATTAGAAAAATTAGAAAAACAGGGGTTAATTCTCTTTCAGTACTGTGATGAACAGGGAGAGTTAATTGACAATTTCCCTATTAACCCCAATGGGTCTGTAAAAAATATTGCTGCCATTTGCAACACAACAGGAAATGTTATGGCAATCATGCCTCATCCTGAACGCACAATCCACGGCGATCCCATTTTTACTTCCATGCGTGCTTATATCGAAACTAAAAAGGAACAAACACCAGTCAGCAGAAAGGTCTCCGCCCAGACCTCCGTCGAATTACAGCCTTTTAACAAAATTCCTGGCAGTTATCAGTGTCTGGTTAAATTAATTATTACTGACAATCAAGCTTTAACCGTACAACAAACATTAAGGCAATTAGGTTTTCCTGTCCTTGTTCAGCGCTTTGTGCATTGGGAAATTGATTGTGACTCGCAAGACATGATTGAGCAAATAAAAAAGAGTGAGGTTTTATATTGTCCTCGTAAAGAACAATTAGCCACACTCGGTGAGCTTGAGCACACACAGAGTCCAACCTTCCTTGTACGTGCAAAAGACGATCTGATAGGGCAGCAAGCCTTACAAACCCTGACAAGCCATTACGCCGTAAAAGGAGTAAAAAAAATTAGCTACGGTGTGGTATGGCAGTTCAAGAGTGATACAGCCGATATCAATGAATTAATCAACTCTATTTTGTTAACAAACATAATTAGGAATCAATACGCACATGAATGCTATCAATATGACTACCAATTATTGTGA
- a CDS encoding DUF2339 domain-containing protein — protein MIDLSKLEERLCAIEMRLSLIENHLSNTTESPWVEATSITTILPPIQPKESLPAAKPGNWLGLIAVVCFVLAAGFILKLSLESGWLTAEKQIGLAALFGFALIGAGYQLLESDRKYASLLPAAGIIILYCTVFAAYGLYSLASFQTALAMTILISSICIWLYIKVKHDIYAIIAAIGAYTTPGILGLHVTTVFSLYYFIVCSLTFATISIWVQSRLLTMIAAYLSILVTALVGFHLNNDLLIAFILALHFIIFSVGTYFYTRLTSQQLSEKEAWSFFPVLIIFYAMEYYFIDRIEPGLAPWISLGFAGLLIGLYLYAKKWVSSLNSESVIVAFTTLVCFHSIYLELLPLELRPWLFVVIILGSALLPVSYLTTKKPHYSLIPTIAVLIILAMEYLRMLAHLMADFNPAWFIVATASFCSIWVLLIKHHASITRKEEYGYLLLGLAHLLAISALYQLTTDYNSLAVSASWLFYAICVMSIAYFRKDKIMAKSALFVLGFAAGKALIYDASATPTIIRILCLMLTGVVLYGSGLVIRKIAEWQN, from the coding sequence ATGATCGATTTAAGTAAACTTGAAGAACGATTATGCGCTATCGAAATGCGCCTGAGCCTTATTGAGAATCATTTAAGTAACACCACAGAATCTCCTTGGGTCGAGGCAACATCTATAACAACAATACTACCGCCTATACAGCCCAAAGAATCGCTGCCGGCAGCTAAACCAGGAAATTGGCTTGGCCTTATTGCCGTAGTGTGTTTCGTATTGGCAGCAGGGTTTATTTTGAAACTCTCCCTTGAATCGGGTTGGTTAACTGCAGAAAAACAGATTGGCCTTGCCGCCTTATTTGGTTTTGCTTTGATTGGTGCAGGTTATCAACTCTTGGAATCCGATCGTAAATATGCCAGTTTGCTACCCGCTGCAGGTATTATTATTCTTTATTGCACTGTTTTTGCTGCCTACGGACTTTATTCACTAGCCTCCTTTCAAACAGCTCTGGCAATGACAATTCTTATTTCATCAATCTGTATTTGGCTTTACATAAAGGTTAAGCATGATATTTATGCAATTATCGCAGCCATTGGTGCTTATACAACACCAGGTATTCTAGGCCTGCATGTAACAACTGTTTTTTCTCTTTACTATTTCATCGTCTGCTCACTAACCTTTGCAACCATTTCAATCTGGGTACAATCACGCCTTCTAACGATGATTGCAGCCTATTTATCCATTCTTGTTACCGCACTAGTTGGATTCCATCTCAATAACGATCTATTGATAGCGTTTATACTGGCTCTGCATTTCATTATTTTCTCAGTAGGAACTTATTTTTACACTCGTCTAACTAGTCAGCAACTCTCAGAAAAAGAAGCCTGGAGTTTCTTTCCCGTGCTGATTATATTCTACGCCATGGAATATTATTTTATTGATCGAATTGAACCCGGGCTTGCACCTTGGATCTCATTAGGTTTTGCCGGTCTGCTTATAGGGTTGTACCTTTATGCCAAAAAATGGGTTTCCAGCCTTAACAGCGAGTCAGTCATTGTTGCTTTTACTACGCTCGTTTGTTTTCACTCAATCTATCTTGAACTCTTACCTCTAGAACTGCGTCCTTGGCTCTTTGTAGTAATAATACTTGGCAGCGCCTTGCTCCCTGTGAGCTATTTAACAACGAAAAAACCACATTATTCTCTGATACCTACTATTGCAGTGCTGATTATTTTAGCCATGGAGTACCTTAGAATGCTTGCTCATTTGATGGCTGATTTTAATCCTGCCTGGTTCATTGTTGCTACAGCATCCTTTTGTAGCATTTGGGTATTGCTGATAAAACACCACGCCAGTATTACTCGCAAAGAAGAATATGGCTATCTGTTGTTAGGCTTGGCCCATTTGCTCGCGATCTCAGCGCTTTATCAATTAACCACTGATTATAATTCACTTGCGGTTTCCGCTTCCTGGCTTTTCTATGCTATTTGTGTGATGAGTATCGCTTATTTTCGGAAAGATAAAATCATGGCTAAATCAGCTCTCTTTGTTTTAGGGTTTGCCGCCGGAAAAGCGCTTATTTACGATGCCTCGGCAACACCAACAATTATTCGTATTTTATGCCTTATGCTTACAGGAGTAGTTCTATATGGCTCTGGACTGGTTATTAGAAAAATTGCCGAGTGGCAAAACTGA